A window of Caretta caretta isolate rCarCar2 chromosome 11, rCarCar1.hap1, whole genome shotgun sequence contains these coding sequences:
- the LOC125644522 gene encoding uncharacterized protein LOC125644522, whose amino-acid sequence MEQWQGAGPHQCLGEEAVQSQLRSSHRNYDTFGQISRDMLERGHDWNALQCRVKVKELQNAYGKAREANRCSGGAPGTCRFYKELDAILGGDLTSPPRTTIDTSEPSSTRLEEEEEESRSKGAEAEEDTPASLNACSQELFESQKEGSQLQQPVLGAGQTPEEAPNATLRSQPSMLSPAERLQRIRKRPHRRKEDMLHEVMQQSLNENLKAQEWRESERRIRQQNEECWHKSTVLWQQSMDWLINIMECQADSIQALVAMQAKHYHTLPPSPRSPCPKTFFLVPPCHRQRTFPNIWVLITTSCLQHLKLHEPLGCSLPTSDLVPFSLSFLFLPWVTEDFPLQLSLHMPNAII is encoded by the exons atggagcaatggcaaggtgctggacctcatcagtgtttgggggaagaagctgtccagtcccagctgcgctccagccataggaattacgatacctttgggcagatatcaagagacatgctggaaaggggccatgactggaacgcattgcagtgcagggttaaagtgaaggagctgcagaatgcctatgGCAAAGCCCGagaggcaaaccgctgctccggTGGTGCCCCTgggacctgccgtttctacaaagagctggatgcgatacttggtGGCGACCTCACCTCCCCGCCAAGGACCACCAttgacacttcagagcccagttcaacaaggctggaggaggaggaggaggaaagcaggagcaagggtgctgaggcggaggaagacaccccagcaTCCCtaaatgcatgcagccaggagctgttcgaAAGCCAgaaggaaggtagccagttgcagcagccggtgcttggggcaggacaaacaccagaggaagctccca atgcaaccttgagatctcagccgtccatgttatcaccggccgaaagactccaaagaattaggaagaggccaCATAGACGCAAagaagacatgctgcatgaagtcatgcagcagtcccttaatgagAATCTAAAAGcgcaggagtggagggagagtgaaaggaggatccgccagcagaatgaggagtgctGGCACAAAAGCAcggtgctctggcagcaaagcatGGATTGGCTGATAAACATCATGGAGtgccaagcggactcgatccaggcgcttgtagccatgcaggcgaAACACTAccacaccctccctccctccccccgcagcccttgtcccaaaacttttttccttgtgcccccatgtcaccgccaacgcactttccccaacatctgggttcttatcaccaccagctgcctccaacacctgaaGCTTCACGAGCCTCTgggttgtagtttgcccacctctgacctagttCCATTCTCTTTATCATTCTTGTTCCTGCCTTGGGTTACTGAAGACTTCCCTTTACAGCTGTCATTACATATGCCTAATGCAATAATCTAG